Genomic segment of Candidatus Deferrimicrobiaceae bacterium:
CGCACCCGGAACGGGATGGTCCGGAAGGCCCCGGCCACTGCGCCCCGCTGCATGTAGACGTTGGCGCGGAATCGCGACAGCCCCTTGATGCCGAACGACAGGTCGAGTTCCCACTCTTCCTCGAACCTCTGCTTCTGTACCTCGGTGAGGATGCTGTAGCAAAGGCGCTTGGTGTCGGCGGGTCCCAGCGTCTCGGTACTCGTGGGAAGAAGCCGGCCGTCGACCCGGATGGTCGGGGAGACACCGGTCGTGATGTGCAGATCCGATGCCCCTTTTTCGTACATCTGCGTGAGCAGATCCTGCATCGTGATCATCGTCGATCCTCCCTGGCCGCGGCGGTCAATCCGCCGCGGAAACGCGCAGCACTTCTTCGAGCGTCGTCATGCCTTCCTCGAGCTTGGAAAGTCCTGCCTGCCGGAGCGTCTTCATGCCGAGCCGGGCGGCTTCGCGCTTGATCTCCATGGCGGATCCGCCGCGCAGGATAAGCTCCTTCAACTCTTCCTTGCAGGGCATGACTTCGTAGAGCGCGACACGACCACGATAGCCACTGCCAAGGCAATTGTCACACCCCTTGCCCTTCATCGGGTGCGCGAACTTGATCCTTTCGGGCTTCATCCCCGCTTCGACCAACGCCTTGGGAACGACGGTCACCGGCTCCCCGCACTCCTTGCAGACGCGCCTGGCTAACCGCTGGGCGACGATCAAGTTGAGGGAGGACGCCACAAGGAACGGCTCGATGCCCATGTTGAGAAGCCTCGTGACGGTGCTGGGGGCATCGTTCGTGTGAAGCGTCGAAAGGACCAGGTGCCCGGTGAGCGCGGCCTTGACGCCGATCTCGGCCGTCTCGTAGTCCCGGATTTCGCCGACCATGATGATGTCGGGGTCCTGCCGCAGGAAGGAGCGGAGCGCCGCGGCGAACGTCAGCCCGATCTCTTCCTTCATCTGGACCTGGTTGATGCCCGCGAAGTTGAATTCGACCGGGTCTTCGGCGGTGCAGATGTTGTCGGCCGTCTTGTTGAGATCGGAAAGCGCGGAGTAGAGCGTCGTCGTCTTGCCGGACCCCGTAGGACCGGTGACCAGCACCATGCCGAAGGGCCTGTGGATCGCCTCCATGAAGTCCTTGAGCTGGTCGGGCTCGAAGCCCAGCTTGGTCATGTCGAGCTGCAGGTTGCTCTTGTCGAGAAGCCGCATGACGATTTTTTCGCCGTAGATCGTGGGCAGGACGGAGACGCGATAGTCCATCTCCTGGCCCTTGCCCATCTTCAGCTTGATCCGGCCGTCCTGCGGAAGCCGCCGCTCGGCGATATCGAGGCTGGCCATGATCTTGAGTCGCGACGCGAGCGGCGTGCGCAGCTTGAGCGGCGGGCGCATGACCTCGTAAAGCACGCCGTCAACCCGGAAGCGGACGCGGAACTCCTTCTCGTACGGCTCGATGTGAATATCGGAGGCACGCCGCTTGATGGCGTCGGTCAGCAGGAAGTTGGCCAGCTTGACGACGGGGGCGTCGTCGACGCCGCGTTCGAGGTCGGTGGTGTCGAGCTCCTCCTCGCG
This window contains:
- the pilB gene encoding type IV-A pilus assembly ATPase PilB — its product is MSVMATKIGEMLLKGNLITPDQLRSALESQKSSKERIGTVLVKAGFVKEPELLAFLGRQFNLPVVDLAQYEINPDVVRLLPEDMVQKNLALPINRVGTKLIVAVADPSNMAIIDGIGFKTGYSVELVLASEKAITDAINKFFDQSMGIQEFNFDQDEDLEIVREEELDTTDLERGVDDAPVVKLANFLLTDAIKRRASDIHIEPYEKEFRVRFRVDGVLYEVMRPPLKLRTPLASRLKIMASLDIAERRLPQDGRIKLKMGKGQEMDYRVSVLPTIYGEKIVMRLLDKSNLQLDMTKLGFEPDQLKDFMEAIHRPFGMVLVTGPTGSGKTTTLYSALSDLNKTADNICTAEDPVEFNFAGINQVQMKEEIGLTFAAALRSFLRQDPDIIMVGEIRDYETAEIGVKAALTGHLVLSTLHTNDAPSTVTRLLNMGIEPFLVASSLNLIVAQRLARRVCKECGEPVTVVPKALVEAGMKPERIKFAHPMKGKGCDNCLGSGYRGRVALYEVMPCKEELKELILRGGSAMEIKREAARLGMKTLRQAGLSKLEEGMTTLEEVLRVSAAD